From the Carya illinoinensis cultivar Pawnee chromosome 4, C.illinoinensisPawnee_v1, whole genome shotgun sequence genome, one window contains:
- the LOC122306237 gene encoding putative protein TPRXL: MRLLSTGMLDFSEYAVRHQSHRETVFGGGSTASAVYFFLFFGGWSASSSSSSSSSLSSSSTTSSSSSPPSSSSSSSSSSSSSSSWSSPSSSSSSSSSSPFSSAPPAPPSEPFFELLLLLLGLLPYSPTSSDDKSSSPPSSPPSPSLSSSPSSSSFPSSPSASTGLSWF; the protein is encoded by the exons ATGCGGTTGCTGTCAACTGGAATGCTGGACTTCTCTGAGT aTGCTGTTAGACACCAGTCACATAGAGAGACTGTTTTTGGCGGAGGCTCTACAGCTTCTGCGGTctacttcttccttttctttgggGGCTGGAGTgcttcctcatcttcatcctcctcctcctcattatCCTCTTCCTCTACCACTTCTTCATCCTCTTCTCCACCGTCGTCATCATCATCgtcatcttcgtcatcatcatcgtcATCGTCTTGGTCATcaccatcttcttcttcgtcaTCCTCTTCCTCGTCCCCGTTCTCCTCTGCTCCACCTGCCCCGCCATCTGAACCCTTCTTCGAGTTACTCTTATTGTTGTTGGGGTTGCTACCATATTCTCCTACATCTTCAGATGACAAGTCCTCTTCGCCTCCTTCAAGTCCACCATCACCATCATTGTCATCTtccccatcatcatcatcattcccGTCATCTCCATCAGCATCAACTGGCTTGTCTTGGTTTTGA